A genomic window from Arthrobacter globiformis includes:
- a CDS encoding NADPH-dependent F420 reductase: protein MWHRHTFHHPILQPYVPQRGQAPVAGTRICAAAATWALAGLRRPSRRLAQVVWRNVRNTWRLPAVAPDMTTIGIIGAGHIGSQVARKAVELGYDVVISNSRGPETLAGLVAELGPQAKAATAAEAAAMGDFAVVTVPLRSYRDIPVEPLAGKIVIDTNNYYWERDGRIPALDSGEATTSGLLQEHLPESKVAKGFNHIMAKQITSDGTPPGTENRRALATASDYPEASELVARLYDEFGFDTVNIGPLSDSWRVERDRPAYVVRQNAAELTENLAKAQRTI, encoded by the coding sequence ATGTGGCACCGGCACACTTTCCACCACCCAATACTTCAACCCTATGTGCCACAGCGTGGACAGGCACCGGTAGCGGGTACTCGAATTTGCGCAGCGGCCGCTACTTGGGCACTCGCGGGCCTCCGGCGCCCAAGCCGTCGGCTGGCGCAGGTCGTCTGGCGTAATGTGCGAAATACCTGGAGGCTGCCCGCTGTTGCGCCGGACATGACAACAATCGGAATCATCGGTGCAGGACACATCGGAAGCCAGGTCGCACGGAAGGCTGTGGAGCTCGGCTATGACGTGGTCATCAGTAATTCACGCGGGCCGGAAACCCTGGCCGGGCTTGTTGCGGAGCTGGGGCCGCAGGCCAAGGCGGCCACGGCTGCGGAGGCTGCGGCCATGGGCGACTTCGCCGTCGTCACCGTTCCGCTCAGGAGCTACCGGGATATCCCCGTGGAGCCGCTGGCCGGAAAGATCGTGATCGATACCAACAACTACTACTGGGAGCGGGACGGCCGCATCCCGGCGCTGGACAGCGGGGAAGCCACCACGTCCGGCCTGCTGCAGGAACACCTTCCGGAGTCCAAGGTGGCCAAGGGCTTCAACCACATCATGGCCAAGCAAATCACCTCGGACGGTACCCCGCCGGGCACGGAGAACCGCCGCGCGCTGGCCACTGCGAGTGACTATCCCGAGGCGAGTGAGCTGGTGGCGAGGCTTTACGACGAGTTCGGCTTCGATACCGTCAACATCGGTCCCCTGTCTGACAGCTGGCGTGTCGAGCGGGACCGCCCCGCCTACGTGGTGCGGCAGAACGCGGCAGAGCTCACGGAGAACCTGGCAAAAGCTCAGCGGACAATCTGA
- a CDS encoding ASCH domain-containing protein translates to MLRTVELGLGPFTDVDEAFARDEGEDDRSLASWQAEHRKYWTRVRGRRGLEWTEGDEIVFERFRVVWPPELADPA, encoded by the coding sequence GTGCTGCGTACCGTCGAGCTGGGGCTCGGCCCGTTCACCGATGTCGATGAGGCGTTCGCCCGGGATGAGGGGGAGGATGACCGGTCGCTGGCGAGCTGGCAGGCGGAGCACCGGAAGTACTGGACCCGGGTCCGGGGCCGCCGCGGGCTGGAATGGACCGAAGGCGACGAGATTGTTTTTGAGCGGTTCCGGGTGGTCTGGCCGCCCGAGCTGGCGGACCCGGCCTAG
- the trxA gene encoding thioredoxin has protein sequence MNKAIIKCPHCGQANRVPAAAEGRPRCGKCRRDLPWVVEAGDDDFAVIAEESRVPVLVDFWAAWCGPCRMVSPVLDQLAHERAGEVKLVKVDVDSVPRLSARFAIQAVPTLMVIVDGKVVARQAGAAPAPVLDRWLKDALA, from the coding sequence ATGAACAAGGCGATCATCAAATGCCCGCACTGCGGCCAGGCGAACCGCGTGCCGGCTGCCGCCGAGGGCCGGCCGCGGTGCGGAAAGTGCCGCCGTGACCTGCCCTGGGTGGTGGAAGCCGGCGACGACGATTTCGCTGTCATTGCCGAAGAGTCCCGCGTGCCGGTGCTGGTGGACTTCTGGGCGGCATGGTGCGGACCCTGCCGCATGGTGAGCCCCGTGCTGGACCAGTTGGCGCATGAGCGGGCGGGGGAAGTGAAACTGGTGAAAGTGGATGTGGACAGCGTGCCCCGCCTGTCCGCCCGCTTCGCCATCCAGGCGGTCCCGACGCTGATGGTGATCGTGGACGGGAAGGTCGTGGCCCGCCAGGCGGGCGCAGCGCCGGCTCCTGTCCTGGACCGCTGGCTGAAGGACGCGCTGGCGTGA
- a CDS encoding LssY C-terminal domain-containing protein, with protein MTDPNASQKHGRADPAVPRRAGSEAPQEPEHSRPDSRKVRWGTRWATVVAVLQRLLYVVITAAVGWAVYLFLLARLARGPEQVWVFLPVWLIAAYAFLPRVHKILSGLYLPNYFIGRARTGDGVLGDPVNLAVIGPADELRTAMLTAGWIEADPVTPSTAWRTLTATLLGRSYPQSPVSALYVFGNKQDMAFQREIDGNPRKRHHVRFWKCPDGWMLPGGFAVDWVGAGTYDKSVGLSLFTFQITHKIADGTDEERDFIINTLQTANAVESVHVIRHFSSGYHHRNGGGDSIRTDGHLPIIDLRPPGQRDSAPAL; from the coding sequence ATGACCGACCCGAACGCCTCGCAGAAGCACGGGCGGGCGGATCCTGCGGTCCCGCGGCGTGCCGGAAGCGAGGCGCCGCAGGAGCCGGAGCACTCCCGGCCGGATAGCCGGAAGGTGCGCTGGGGCACCCGCTGGGCCACCGTCGTCGCGGTCCTCCAGCGGCTGCTGTACGTGGTCATCACCGCCGCCGTGGGCTGGGCCGTCTATCTCTTCCTGCTCGCCCGGCTGGCCAGGGGACCGGAGCAGGTGTGGGTGTTCCTCCCCGTCTGGCTGATTGCTGCCTATGCCTTCCTGCCCCGCGTCCACAAGATCCTCAGCGGCCTGTACCTGCCGAACTACTTCATCGGGCGTGCCCGCACGGGCGACGGTGTGCTCGGCGACCCGGTCAATCTCGCCGTCATCGGCCCGGCGGACGAACTGCGCACCGCGATGCTCACGGCAGGGTGGATCGAGGCCGACCCCGTCACCCCGTCCACCGCCTGGCGCACCCTCACCGCGACGCTTCTGGGCCGGAGCTATCCGCAGTCGCCGGTCAGTGCCCTTTACGTCTTCGGCAACAAGCAGGACATGGCGTTCCAGCGGGAAATCGACGGCAACCCGCGCAAGCGGCACCATGTGCGGTTCTGGAAATGCCCGGACGGCTGGATGCTTCCCGGCGGGTTCGCCGTCGACTGGGTGGGCGCCGGAACATACGACAAAAGCGTGGGACTCTCGCTCTTCACGTTCCAGATCACCCATAAGATCGCCGACGGGACCGACGAGGAACGCGACTTCATCATCAACACGCTGCAAACTGCCAATGCCGTGGAATCCGTGCACGTCATCCGGCACTTCTCCTCCGGGTACCACCACCGCAACGGCGGCGGAGACAGCATCCGCACGGACGGGCACCTTCCCATCATCGATCTCCGGCCGCCCGGCCAAAGGGATTCCGCACCCGCGCTGTGA